From a region of the Rhodococcus sp. 4CII genome:
- the coaBC gene encoding bifunctional phosphopantothenoylcysteine decarboxylase/phosphopantothenate--cysteine ligase CoaBC: MTDSPESTLSRAARKRIVVGVGGGIAAYKSCAVIRAFTEAGHHVRVIPTESALEFVGKATFEALSGNPVHTGVFTDVPQVPHVRLGQEADLVVIAPATADLMARAVAGRADDLLTATLLTARCPVVFAPAMHTEMWEHPATVANVATLRARGVTVIEPASGRLTGKDTGAGRLPEPDEIVGLASLLLERPDALPRDLEGRRVLVSAGGTREPLDPVRFLGNRSSGKQGYAIARLAVQRGAEVTLVSGYTAGLADPAAVDMVHVRTAEDMRVAVAKHAPGFDAVIMAAAVADFRPSTTVASKIKKGAGEPDSIALTKNEDILAGLVQSRRDGQIPSSTVIVGFAAETGDADGDVLTYARAKLARKGCDLLVVNAVGEGKAFEVDHNDGWLLGADGSESALEHGSKALMASRVLDAVDQLFRTL, from the coding sequence ATGACGGATTCACCGGAATCGACGCTCTCGCGGGCGGCGCGCAAGCGGATCGTCGTCGGAGTCGGCGGCGGCATCGCCGCGTACAAGAGCTGTGCCGTCATCCGTGCCTTCACGGAGGCCGGGCATCACGTGCGCGTCATCCCGACCGAATCCGCGCTCGAGTTCGTCGGCAAGGCGACGTTCGAGGCGCTGTCGGGCAACCCCGTGCACACGGGTGTGTTCACCGACGTTCCGCAGGTCCCGCACGTCCGACTCGGACAGGAAGCGGATCTCGTGGTCATCGCGCCCGCCACCGCCGACCTCATGGCGCGGGCCGTGGCGGGACGCGCGGACGACCTCCTCACCGCGACGCTGCTCACCGCGCGATGTCCCGTGGTGTTCGCGCCCGCGATGCACACGGAGATGTGGGAGCACCCGGCCACCGTCGCCAACGTCGCCACGCTGCGGGCACGCGGGGTGACCGTGATCGAACCCGCCTCCGGGCGCCTCACCGGCAAGGACACCGGCGCGGGCCGGCTGCCCGAACCCGACGAGATCGTCGGACTGGCGTCGCTGCTGCTGGAGCGTCCCGACGCGCTGCCCCGCGACCTGGAGGGCCGGCGGGTCCTCGTGTCCGCGGGCGGCACCCGGGAGCCACTCGACCCGGTACGGTTCCTCGGTAACCGCAGTTCGGGCAAGCAGGGGTACGCGATCGCCCGGCTCGCCGTGCAGCGCGGGGCCGAGGTCACTCTCGTCTCCGGGTACACCGCCGGTCTCGCCGATCCCGCGGCGGTCGACATGGTGCACGTCCGCACGGCGGAAGACATGCGGGTGGCGGTCGCCAAGCACGCGCCCGGATTCGACGCCGTGATCATGGCGGCGGCAGTAGCCGACTTCCGGCCGTCGACGACGGTGGCCAGCAAGATCAAGAAGGGTGCGGGTGAGCCCGACTCGATCGCACTCACCAAGAACGAGGACATTCTCGCCGGCCTGGTCCAGTCGCGACGAGACGGGCAGATCCCGTCGTCGACCGTGATCGTCGGGTTCGCGGCCGAGACCGGAGACGCCGACGGCGACGTCCTCACCTATGCGCGGGCCAAGCTCGCGCGTAAGGGCTGCGACCTTCTCGTCGTCAACGCGGTCGGGGAGGGCAAGGCGTTCGAGGTCGACCACAACGACGGCTGGCTGCTCGGGGCCGACGGTTCCGAGTCCGCGCTCGAGCACGGATCGAAGGCGTTGATGGCGAGTCGGGTGCTCGACGCCGTCGACCAGCTGTTCCGGACACTCTGA
- the rpoZ gene encoding DNA-directed RNA polymerase subunit omega, with amino-acid sequence MSSTPAVASATPSHGALPAYDTPLGITNPPIDELLARTSSKYALVIYAAKRARQINDYYNQLGDGILEYVGPLVEPGLQEKPLSIALREIHSDLLEHTEGE; translated from the coding sequence GTGAGCAGCACCCCCGCAGTAGCGTCCGCCACACCCAGCCACGGCGCCCTGCCGGCTTACGACACCCCGCTCGGCATCACCAATCCTCCGATCGACGAGCTCCTCGCACGCACGTCGTCGAAGTATGCGCTGGTGATCTACGCGGCCAAGCGTGCGCGTCAGATCAACGATTACTACAACCAGCTCGGTGACGGCATCCTCGAGTACGTCGGCCCCCTCGTGGAGCCGGGACTGCAGGAGAAGCCGCTGTCGATCGCGCTGCGCGAGATCCATTCCGACCTCCTCGAGCACACCGAAGGCGAGTGA
- the gmk gene encoding guanylate kinase has translation MVLAGPSAVGKSSVVRLLRERMPELVFSVSATTRDPRPGEVDGKDYRFTSRDEFQRMIDSGELLEWAEIHGGLQLSGTPAAPVRAAIEQGRPVLVEVDLAGARAVRAAMPEALLVFMAPPSWDVLVERLTGRGTESADVVERRLATARVELEAQDEFDVVVVNEDVSRTCDELVSLLVGRPEQSESTH, from the coding sequence GTGGTACTGGCCGGCCCCTCGGCCGTCGGTAAGTCCAGCGTGGTGCGACTCCTGCGTGAACGGATGCCGGAGCTCGTCTTCAGCGTGTCCGCGACGACGCGCGACCCACGCCCGGGCGAGGTGGACGGCAAGGACTACCGGTTCACCTCTCGCGACGAGTTCCAGCGGATGATCGACTCCGGTGAACTGCTCGAGTGGGCCGAGATCCACGGCGGACTCCAGCTGTCGGGGACCCCGGCCGCCCCGGTCCGCGCGGCGATCGAGCAGGGCAGGCCGGTGCTGGTCGAGGTCGATCTCGCCGGTGCGCGGGCCGTGCGCGCCGCGATGCCGGAGGCGCTTCTCGTCTTCATGGCGCCCCCGAGCTGGGATGTGCTGGTCGAGAGATTGACCGGCCGGGGCACCGAATCCGCCGACGTCGTCGAGCGGCGTCTCGCCACCGCGCGGGTCGAGCTGGAGGCGCAGGACGAGTTCGACGTGGTCGTCGTGAACGAGGATGTCAGCCGAACGTGCGACGAGTTGGTATCCTTGTTGGTTGGACGACCGGAACAGTCCGAGTCGACCCACTAG
- the mihF gene encoding integration host factor, actinobacterial type, with amino-acid sequence MALPQLTDEQRAAALEKAAAARKARAELKERLKRGGTDLKQVLKDAEDDEILGKMKVSALLEALPKVGKVKAQEIMTELEIAPTRRLRGLGDRQRKALLARFDFEA; translated from the coding sequence GTGGCCCTTCCCCAGTTGACTGATGAGCAGCGCGCTGCTGCTTTGGAGAAGGCAGCTGCTGCCCGCAAGGCCAGGGCTGAGCTCAAGGAGCGCCTGAAGCGTGGTGGCACCGACCTCAAGCAGGTTCTCAAGGACGCCGAGGACGACGAGATCCTGGGCAAGATGAAGGTGTCGGCACTGCTCGAGGCGCTGCCCAAGGTGGGCAAGGTGAAGGCGCAGGAGATCATGACCGAGCTGGAGATCGCTCCGACCCGTCGCCTCCGTGGCCTCGGCGATCGGCAGCGGAAGGCCCTGCTCGCCAGGTTCGACTTCGAGGCCTGA
- the pyrF gene encoding orotidine-5'-phosphate decarboxylase codes for MHRLTSAVEHRGRLCVGIDPHPGLLEAWGLPASAEGLETFAEICVEAFVGEVAVVKPQVAFFEAFGSAGYAVLERTISVLREAGTLVVADAKRGDIGSTMAAYAQSWLGEDAPLSSDALTVSPYLGFGALDPALSLAAERGRGLFVLARTSNPEGGDLQASRTSGGVSVAQSVVDAAARHNDAHPGLVGLVVGATRGHGLDLSKFSGPILAPGLGAQGATPRDLADIFPDSRNLLLPNSSRGVLKAGPSVTALREAAVKVRDEIESALS; via the coding sequence GTGCACCGGCTGACCTCGGCGGTCGAGCACCGGGGGCGGTTGTGCGTCGGGATCGACCCGCACCCCGGGTTGCTCGAGGCGTGGGGACTGCCGGCCTCGGCCGAGGGGCTCGAGACCTTCGCGGAGATCTGCGTGGAGGCCTTCGTCGGTGAGGTGGCCGTCGTGAAGCCCCAGGTGGCGTTCTTCGAGGCGTTCGGCTCCGCCGGGTACGCAGTGCTCGAACGCACCATCTCGGTCCTCAGAGAGGCAGGGACGCTCGTCGTCGCCGACGCCAAGCGCGGGGACATCGGGTCGACGATGGCGGCGTACGCGCAGTCCTGGCTGGGCGAGGACGCGCCCCTGTCGTCCGACGCCCTGACGGTGTCGCCGTATCTGGGGTTCGGCGCTCTCGACCCGGCCCTGTCGCTGGCGGCGGAGCGGGGCCGGGGGCTCTTCGTGCTCGCCCGCACGTCCAACCCGGAGGGCGGCGACCTGCAGGCGTCCCGGACCTCCGGGGGAGTCTCGGTGGCCCAATCCGTGGTGGATGCGGCGGCCCGGCACAACGACGCGCACCCCGGTCTGGTGGGGCTGGTGGTGGGTGCGACACGCGGACACGGCCTGGATTTGTCGAAATTTTCCGGACCGATTCTCGCGCCCGGTCTCGGCGCCCAGGGCGCCACTCCCCGTGATCTCGCCGACATTTTTCCCGATTCGCGAAACCTGTTGTTACCGAACAGTTCTCGTGGTGTTCTCAAGGCGGGACCGTCTGTGACGGCCCTGCGTGAGGCGGCCGTGAAGGTGCGCGACGAGATCGAGTCCGCGCTCTCATAG
- the carB gene encoding carbamoyl-phosphate synthase large subunit has protein sequence MPRRSDLSHILVIGSGPIVIGQACEFDYSGTQACRVLREEGLRVSLVNSNPATIMTDPEFADATYVEPITAEFVEKVIALEAEKGHPIDAVLATLGGQTALNTAVALHEQGILEKYDVELIGADFDAIQRGEDRQKFKDIVAKVGGESARSRVCYTMDEVRDTVAELGFPVVVRPSFTMGGLGSGMAYDDEDLTRIAGGGLAASPTANVLIEESILGWKEYELELMRDGRDNVVIVCSIENVDPVGVHTGDSVTVAPAMTLTDREYQAMRDLSIDILREVGVDTGGCNIQFAMDPADGRLVVIEMNPRVSRSSALASKATGFPIAKIAAKLAIGYTLDEIVNDITKETPACFEPTLDYVVVKAPRFAFEKFPGADDTLTTTMKSVGEAMSIGRNFTEAFGKVLRSLETKRAGYWTGPEVDATDLDGLLAELSVPRDGRVYGIEKAFALGATVEQLFDATKVDPWFLDQILQIHELGDELREAPEVTERVLRRAKHHGLSDRQIAALRPEIGGEDAVRALREQWNVHPVYKTVDTCAAEFEAKTPYHYSTYELDPEAETEVSPQTERPKVLILGSGPNRIGQGIEFDYSCVHAAMTLSEAGYETVMVNCNPETVSTDYDTADRLYFEPLTFEDVLEVYRAESISGTVAGVIVQLGGQTPLGLAKRLKAAGVPIVGTSPEAIDLAEDRGEFGKVLVEAGLPAPKFGTATTFAGARDIAAGIGYPVLVRPSYVLGGRGMEIVYDEASLESYISRATEISDDRPVLVDRFLEDAIEIDVDALCDGTEVYLGGVMEHIEEAGIHSGDSACALPPITLGRADLENVRRSTEALAKGIGVRGLLNVQYALKDDILYVLEANPRASRTVPFVSKATAVQLAKACARVMLGESIADLRASGVLPATGDGGWTPAEAPVAVKEAVLPFNRFRRADGTGVDTLLSPEMKSTGEVMGIDADFGTAFAKSQTAAYGSLPTSGSVFVSVANKDKRSLIFPVKRLADLGFRILATEGTAAVLRRNGITCEEVHKHSGEKLEEGERTIVEMIRDGEVDMVINTPYGNSGPRVDGYEIRSAAVATNIPCVTTVQGASAAVQGIEAAIRGDIGVQSLQALHARLRS, from the coding sequence ATGCCACGCCGTTCAGATCTCTCCCACATCCTGGTGATCGGCTCCGGGCCGATCGTCATCGGACAGGCCTGCGAGTTCGACTACTCCGGAACCCAGGCCTGCCGGGTACTGCGCGAGGAAGGCCTGCGGGTCAGCCTCGTCAACTCCAACCCGGCCACGATCATGACCGACCCCGAGTTCGCGGACGCCACGTACGTGGAGCCGATCACGGCCGAGTTCGTCGAGAAGGTCATCGCCCTCGAGGCCGAGAAGGGTCACCCCATCGACGCCGTCCTCGCGACGCTCGGCGGTCAGACGGCCCTGAACACCGCGGTGGCGCTGCACGAGCAGGGCATCCTCGAGAAGTACGACGTCGAATTGATCGGCGCCGACTTCGACGCCATCCAGCGCGGTGAGGACCGGCAGAAGTTCAAGGACATCGTCGCGAAGGTCGGCGGAGAGTCCGCGCGGTCCCGGGTCTGCTACACGATGGACGAGGTCCGCGACACGGTCGCCGAACTCGGCTTCCCCGTCGTGGTGCGCCCGTCGTTCACGATGGGCGGGCTCGGCTCCGGCATGGCCTACGACGACGAGGACCTCACGAGGATCGCCGGCGGCGGTTTGGCCGCGTCGCCCACCGCCAACGTCCTGATCGAGGAGTCGATCCTCGGGTGGAAGGAATACGAGCTCGAGCTGATGCGCGACGGCCGCGACAACGTGGTGATCGTGTGCTCGATCGAGAACGTCGACCCGGTCGGCGTGCACACCGGCGACTCGGTGACCGTCGCCCCCGCCATGACGCTCACGGACCGTGAATACCAGGCGATGCGCGACCTCTCGATCGACATCCTCCGCGAGGTCGGCGTCGACACCGGCGGCTGCAACATCCAGTTCGCGATGGACCCCGCCGACGGCCGCCTCGTCGTCATCGAGATGAACCCGCGCGTGTCGCGGTCCAGTGCGCTCGCGTCGAAGGCCACCGGGTTCCCGATCGCGAAGATCGCAGCGAAGCTCGCCATCGGCTACACCCTCGACGAGATCGTCAACGACATCACCAAGGAAACCCCGGCGTGCTTCGAGCCGACCCTCGACTACGTCGTGGTCAAGGCCCCGCGCTTCGCGTTCGAGAAGTTCCCCGGCGCCGACGACACCCTCACCACCACGATGAAGTCGGTCGGTGAGGCCATGTCGATCGGCCGCAACTTCACCGAGGCGTTCGGCAAGGTGCTGCGCTCGCTCGAGACCAAGCGCGCCGGGTACTGGACGGGCCCCGAGGTGGACGCCACCGACCTCGACGGCCTGCTGGCGGAACTGAGCGTCCCCCGCGACGGGCGCGTGTACGGCATCGAAAAGGCGTTCGCCCTCGGCGCCACCGTCGAGCAGCTGTTCGACGCCACCAAGGTCGACCCGTGGTTCCTCGACCAGATCCTGCAGATCCACGAACTCGGCGACGAGCTGCGCGAAGCGCCCGAGGTGACCGAGCGGGTGCTGCGGCGCGCCAAGCACCACGGACTGTCGGATCGGCAGATCGCGGCCCTGCGTCCCGAGATCGGGGGCGAGGACGCGGTCCGGGCGCTGCGTGAGCAGTGGAACGTCCACCCCGTGTACAAGACTGTCGACACGTGCGCCGCCGAGTTCGAGGCGAAGACCCCGTACCACTACTCGACGTACGAGCTCGACCCCGAGGCCGAGACCGAGGTGTCCCCGCAGACGGAGCGCCCGAAGGTCCTGATCCTCGGTTCCGGACCGAACCGCATCGGCCAGGGCATCGAGTTCGACTACTCGTGCGTCCACGCCGCGATGACGCTGTCGGAGGCCGGTTACGAGACCGTGATGGTCAACTGCAACCCGGAGACGGTCTCCACCGACTACGACACCGCCGACCGCCTGTACTTCGAGCCGCTCACGTTCGAGGACGTGCTCGAGGTGTATCGCGCGGAATCGATCTCCGGCACCGTGGCCGGGGTCATCGTGCAGCTCGGCGGTCAGACCCCGCTGGGTCTGGCGAAGCGGCTGAAGGCCGCCGGGGTGCCGATTGTGGGCACCAGCCCCGAAGCGATCGACCTCGCGGAGGATCGCGGCGAATTCGGCAAGGTGCTGGTCGAGGCCGGGCTGCCCGCTCCCAAGTTCGGCACCGCCACGACGTTCGCCGGGGCCCGCGACATCGCCGCCGGCATCGGGTACCCGGTGCTGGTGCGGCCGTCGTACGTTCTCGGTGGTCGTGGCATGGAGATCGTGTACGACGAGGCGTCCCTCGAGAGCTACATCTCCCGCGCCACCGAGATCTCCGACGACCGGCCGGTCCTGGTCGACCGGTTCCTGGAGGATGCCATCGAGATCGACGTCGACGCGCTCTGCGACGGCACCGAGGTGTACCTCGGCGGCGTGATGGAACACATCGAGGAGGCCGGTATCCACTCGGGCGACTCGGCGTGCGCGCTCCCGCCGATCACGCTCGGCCGCGCCGACCTCGAGAACGTCCGACGCTCCACCGAGGCCCTGGCCAAGGGCATCGGGGTGAGGGGCCTGCTCAACGTCCAGTACGCCCTCAAGGACGACATCCTGTACGTCCTCGAGGCCAACCCTCGCGCCAGCCGCACCGTGCCGTTCGTGTCGAAGGCGACGGCGGTGCAGCTCGCGAAGGCGTGCGCCCGCGTCATGCTCGGCGAGTCCATCGCCGACCTGCGTGCGAGCGGGGTGCTCCCGGCCACCGGCGACGGCGGCTGGACCCCGGCGGAAGCCCCCGTCGCCGTCAAGGAGGCCGTGCTGCCGTTCAACCGGTTCCGCCGCGCCGACGGCACCGGAGTCGACACCCTGCTGAGCCCGGAGATGAAGTCGACCGGCGAGGTCATGGGCATCGACGCCGACTTCGGTACCGCGTTCGCGAAGAGCCAGACGGCGGCGTACGGCTCACTGCCCACGTCGGGTTCGGTGTTCGTCTCGGTCGCCAACAAGGACAAGCGGTCGCTGATCTTCCCGGTCAAGCGGCTCGCCGACCTGGGTTTCCGGATCCTGGCCACCGAGGGCACCGCGGCCGTGCTGCGTCGCAACGGCATCACCTGCGAGGAGGTGCACAAGCACTCCGGCGAGAAGCTGGAGGAGGGCGAGCGCACCATCGTCGAGATGATCCGCGACGGCGAGGTCGACATGGTGATCAACACGCCGTACGGCAATTCCGGCCCGCGCGTCGACGGCTACGAGATCCGCAGTGCCGCCGTTGCCACGAACATCCCGTGCGTCACGACCGTGCAGGGTGCCTCCGCCGCCGTCCAGGGCATCGAGGCCGCGATCCGCGGCGACATCGGTGTCCAGTCGCTCCAGGCGCTGCACGCGAGGCTGCGGTCGTGA
- the carA gene encoding glutamine-hydrolyzing carbamoyl-phosphate synthase small subunit, with translation MSGYDTDSAVLVLEDGRVFRGTTFGAVGQTLGEAVFSTGMTGYQETLTDPSYHRQIVVATAPQIGNTGWNDEDDESVGPTGSSAEAKIWVAGYVVRDPARRTSSWRATGSLQDELVKQGVVGIAGIDTRALVRHLRTRGSMRAGVFSGDALADTDVLLDRVKGQPSMLGADLAGEVSTTSGYVVEPTGGDARFTVAAIDLGIKTNTPRMFAERGIRVHVLPSDATLEQILDLKADGVFLSNGPGDPATADGAVHLTKEVIGQGLPLFGICFGNQILGRALGLGTYKMKFGHRGINIPVIEHETGRIAITAQNHGFALEGEAGQEFDTPFGKAVVSHTCANDGAVEGVRLLDGSAFSVQYHPEAAAGPHDAAYLFDRFTSLLEGVTK, from the coding sequence ATGAGCGGCTACGACACCGACTCGGCAGTACTGGTCCTCGAGGACGGGCGGGTATTCCGGGGCACCACGTTCGGTGCCGTCGGGCAGACGCTCGGTGAGGCCGTCTTCAGCACCGGCATGACCGGGTACCAGGAGACGCTCACCGACCCCAGCTATCACCGCCAGATCGTGGTCGCCACCGCGCCGCAGATCGGCAACACGGGATGGAACGACGAGGACGACGAGTCCGTCGGTCCCACCGGCAGCAGCGCCGAGGCCAAGATCTGGGTGGCCGGATACGTCGTCCGCGACCCCGCGCGCCGCACCTCCAGCTGGCGCGCCACCGGCTCCCTGCAGGACGAACTCGTCAAGCAGGGCGTCGTCGGGATCGCCGGCATCGACACCCGCGCCCTGGTGCGCCACCTGCGCACCCGCGGCTCCATGCGCGCCGGCGTGTTCTCCGGCGACGCACTGGCCGACACCGACGTGCTCCTCGACCGGGTGAAGGGCCAGCCGTCGATGCTCGGCGCGGATCTCGCCGGCGAGGTCAGCACCACCAGCGGGTACGTCGTCGAGCCGACCGGGGGAGACGCGCGCTTCACCGTCGCCGCGATCGACCTCGGCATCAAGACCAACACCCCGCGCATGTTCGCCGAGCGCGGCATCCGGGTGCACGTGCTCCCGTCCGACGCGACGCTCGAGCAGATCCTCGATCTGAAGGCCGACGGCGTCTTCCTCTCCAACGGTCCCGGCGACCCGGCGACCGCCGACGGTGCCGTGCACCTCACGAAGGAGGTCATCGGCCAGGGCCTGCCCCTGTTCGGCATCTGCTTCGGCAACCAGATCCTCGGGCGCGCACTGGGACTGGGCACCTACAAGATGAAGTTCGGGCACCGGGGAATCAACATCCCGGTCATCGAACACGAGACCGGCCGCATCGCGATCACCGCGCAGAACCACGGCTTCGCGCTCGAGGGGGAGGCCGGGCAGGAGTTCGACACCCCGTTCGGCAAGGCCGTGGTCAGCCACACGTGCGCCAACGACGGTGCCGTCGAGGGAGTCCGCCTGCTCGACGGGTCCGCCTTCTCCGTGCAGTACCACCCCGAGGCCGCGGCCGGCCCACACGACGCCGCCTACCTGTTCGACCGCTTCACCAGCCTGCTCGAGGGAGTCACCAAGTAA
- a CDS encoding transporter — protein sequence MTVERILWIVGLVAFWALAIFLMYIGWRGRARRQADRIGQLPAVPAQLGDRTIAPVTGLYVGSTLAPSWQDRIAVGDLGFRATGEISRYTSGILLERDGASAIWIPQDAIRAVRTERGLAGKVMSKDGVLVIRWELPTGTEIDTGFRSDDKSVYPAWVSAGEPAGNEDSEDSANAASSGEVEQNGENA from the coding sequence ATGACGGTGGAGAGAATCCTGTGGATAGTCGGCCTCGTCGCGTTCTGGGCGCTGGCCATCTTCCTCATGTACATCGGCTGGCGCGGTCGCGCCCGCCGTCAGGCCGACCGGATCGGGCAACTCCCCGCCGTCCCCGCGCAGCTCGGTGATCGGACGATCGCCCCGGTTACCGGACTGTACGTGGGCAGCACCCTCGCCCCGAGCTGGCAGGACCGGATCGCGGTTGGCGACCTCGGGTTCCGGGCGACGGGCGAGATCTCCCGCTACACGTCCGGCATCCTGCTCGAACGCGACGGGGCGTCGGCGATCTGGATTCCGCAGGACGCGATCCGTGCCGTGCGTACCGAACGCGGGCTCGCGGGCAAGGTCATGAGCAAGGACGGTGTCCTGGTGATCCGGTGGGAACTGCCGACCGGCACCGAGATCGACACCGGTTTCCGCAGCGACGACAAGTCGGTCTACCCCGCCTGGGTGAGCGCGGGGGAGCCGGCCGGCAACGAAGACAGTGAAGATTCAGCGAATGCGGCGAGCTCTGGTGAGGTCGAGCAGAACGGAGAGAACGCATGA
- a CDS encoding dihydroorotase: MSDSAVTGETVLIKNVLLYGEGEPTDVLLGGGVIVAIGADAGKDGGLDTEVIDAAGQILLPGFVDLHTHLREPGREDTETIDSGSAAAALGGYTAVFAMANTSPVADSVVVTDHVWRRGQEVGLVDVHPVGAVTVGLEGSQLAEMATMAAGIGRVRMFSDDGHCVYDPLIMRRALEYSSSLGVLIAQHAEEPRLTVGAVAHEGPTAARLGLAGWPRAAEESIVARDALLARDAGARVHICHASTAGTVELMKWARGQGISITAEVTPHHLLLDDSRLETYDAVNKVNPPLREASDVAALRAGLAEGIIDCVATDHAPHAEQDKCCEFAAARPGMLGLETALSIVAQTMVRTGLLDWRGVARVMSERPAEIVGLDDQGRPLEVGEPANLVLIDPDAEWTVHGPDLASVAHNTPYESMTLPARVTTTILRGRITASDGRARVPARNGRG, translated from the coding sequence ATGAGTGACAGTGCAGTGACAGGAGAGACAGTGCTCATCAAGAACGTGCTGCTGTACGGCGAGGGCGAGCCCACCGACGTGCTGCTCGGCGGCGGCGTCATCGTCGCGATCGGCGCGGACGCCGGGAAGGACGGTGGGCTGGACACCGAGGTGATCGACGCGGCGGGGCAGATCCTGCTCCCCGGTTTCGTCGACCTGCACACCCACCTGCGTGAACCCGGCCGCGAGGACACCGAGACCATCGATTCCGGTTCGGCCGCCGCCGCGCTCGGCGGGTACACCGCGGTGTTCGCGATGGCCAACACCAGCCCGGTCGCCGATTCGGTCGTCGTCACCGATCACGTGTGGCGCCGCGGCCAGGAGGTCGGGCTCGTCGACGTGCACCCCGTCGGCGCCGTCACCGTCGGGCTCGAGGGCAGCCAACTCGCCGAGATGGCCACGATGGCGGCGGGGATCGGCCGGGTCCGGATGTTCTCGGACGACGGCCACTGCGTATACGACCCGCTGATCATGCGCCGGGCGCTCGAGTACTCGAGTTCGCTCGGGGTGCTCATCGCGCAGCACGCGGAGGAACCACGGCTGACCGTCGGCGCCGTCGCCCACGAGGGCCCCACCGCCGCCCGGCTCGGCCTGGCGGGCTGGCCACGCGCCGCCGAGGAGTCGATCGTCGCCCGCGACGCGTTGCTCGCCCGCGACGCCGGGGCGCGGGTGCACATCTGCCACGCCTCCACCGCCGGGACCGTCGAGCTGATGAAGTGGGCTCGCGGACAAGGTATTTCGATCACCGCCGAGGTCACCCCGCATCACCTGCTGCTCGACGACTCCCGGCTCGAGACGTACGACGCCGTCAACAAGGTGAATCCGCCGCTGCGCGAGGCGAGCGACGTCGCCGCGCTGCGCGCCGGACTGGCCGAGGGGATCATCGACTGCGTCGCGACCGATCACGCGCCGCACGCCGAGCAGGACAAGTGCTGCGAATTCGCCGCCGCCCGCCCGGGCATGCTCGGCCTCGAGACCGCGCTGTCGATCGTCGCGCAGACGATGGTCCGCACCGGACTGCTCGACTGGCGGGGCGTGGCCAGGGTGATGAGTGAGCGTCCCGCGGAGATCGTCGGACTCGACGACCAGGGCAGGCCGCTCGAGGTCGGCGAGCCCGCCAACCTCGTGCTGATCGATCCGGACGCCGAATGGACGGTCCACGGCCCCGACCTCGCCAGCGTCGCCCACAACACGCCCTACGAGTCGATGACCCTGCCGGCACGGGTGACCACGACGATCCTCCGCGGGCGGATCACCGCGAGCGACGGCCGGGCCCGCGTCCCGGCGCGGAACGGAAGGGGATGA
- a CDS encoding aspartate carbamoyltransferase catalytic subunit — MKHLLSIADLTRESAVELLDEAERFEQALLGREVRKLPTLRGRTVMTVFFENSTRTRVSFEVAGKWMSADVINVSASSSSVSKGESLRDTAMTLRAAGADALIVRHPASGAAHQIASWTGRQDDGGPAVINAGDGTHEHPTQALLDALTLRQRLGDIEGKRIAIVGDILHSRVARSNALLLSMLGAEVVLVAPPTLLPVGVSSWPVSVAHSLDAELPGLDAVLMLRVQAERMNGGFFPSQREYSITYGLSEKRLALLPAHAVVLHPGPMLRGMEIASAVADSTRTAVLQQVTNGVHMRMAVLFRLLVGAEEVAG, encoded by the coding sequence GTGAAGCACCTGCTGTCGATCGCGGACCTGACCCGGGAATCGGCTGTCGAGTTGCTCGACGAGGCCGAACGTTTCGAACAGGCGCTGCTCGGGCGCGAGGTGCGGAAGCTCCCGACGCTGCGCGGCCGGACGGTCATGACCGTGTTCTTCGAGAACTCGACCCGGACCCGCGTGTCGTTCGAGGTCGCCGGGAAGTGGATGAGCGCGGACGTGATCAACGTCAGCGCCTCGAGTTCGTCGGTGTCCAAGGGCGAATCGCTGCGGGACACGGCGATGACGCTGCGCGCCGCCGGCGCCGACGCGCTGATCGTGCGCCACCCCGCGTCGGGTGCCGCCCACCAGATCGCGAGTTGGACCGGACGCCAGGACGACGGCGGGCCCGCCGTCATCAACGCCGGCGACGGAACACACGAGCACCCCACCCAGGCGCTGCTCGACGCGCTCACGCTGCGCCAGCGTCTCGGCGACATCGAGGGCAAGCGCATCGCCATCGTCGGCGACATCCTGCACAGCCGCGTGGCGCGGTCGAATGCCCTGCTGCTGTCGATGCTCGGTGCCGAGGTCGTTCTCGTCGCGCCGCCCACGCTACTCCCGGTGGGGGTGTCGTCCTGGCCGGTCTCGGTGGCGCATTCGCTGGACGCGGAACTTCCGGGACTCGACGCCGTCCTCATGCTGCGTGTGCAGGCGGAACGGATGAACGGCGGATTCTTCCCGTCCCAGCGCGAGTACTCGATCACGTACGGCCTGTCCGAGAAGCGGCTCGCGCTGCTTCCCGCGCACGCGGTGGTGCTGCACCCCGGCCCGATGCTGCGCGGCATGGAAATTGCCTCGGCGGTCGCCGATTCCACGAGAACCGCTGTGCTGCAACAGGTCACCAACGGAGTGCACATGCGGATGGCCGTGCTGTTCCGGCTGCTGGTCGGAGCGGAGGAAGTTGCGGGATGA